GGCATCGGCCTGCAGTAGGCGTTCGGTCTGCAGCCGCAGCGCGCTGGTGCGCCGCTCCACCAGCCGCTCCAGGCGCAGCGCGCGCCGCTTGTAGCGCGCGATCAGGTAGCGGTACAGCAGCACCAACGCCAGCACCAGCACCGCCACGGCCGCCGCATGCACGCTGTGCCGCTGCCACCACAGTGGCGCCACGCTGAAGCGCCACACGGCCTCGCGGGTGCTCCAGGCGCCATCCGGATGCGCCGCGGCCACGTGCAGGGTGTAGTCGCCCGGCGGCAGGCCGATGAACTCCACGCTGCGCTGGTTGCCGCGGTCGATCCACCCGCTGTCCAGGCCGTCGAGGCGAGTGCGGTAGCGGATGCGCTCGGGCAGCAGATAGCTCAGGCCAACGTAAGACACGCTGATGCGCTTGGCGCCAGGAAGTTCCGTCCTGGTCTGCCACGGGAAGGGCTGGCCGTCCAACAACACGCTCTCGATCGCTGCCGGCGGCGGCAGGCGATCGCGAAAGCGCGCCAGGCGCCGCGGGTCGACCATGCTGACGCCGCCGGCGGTGACCAGCCACACCGTGCCGTCGTGGCGCAGGATCATCGACGGCCCGGAGCTGCCGTTGCCCTGCGCGTTGGACATGCCGTCGATCTCGTCGTAGCGGCTCACCTGCAGCCGCGGCTGGCGGCCGTCGGCGACCGCGTCCAGCGCCGCCGCGGTGGTGCGCAGCACGCCGCGGTTGCTGCTGATCCAGACATTGCCGAGGCGGTCGCGGACCAGTTGGAAGACCGTATCCACCGGCATGCCCTGCTCCAGTCCCACCCGTGCCAGTTGACCGTCGCGGTCGCGGTGCAGGCCGCGGTCGGTGGAGATCCACATGTCGCGGCCCAAGGCCTGGAACCCGAACACGGTACGCGCGCCGCCCAGCGGCTCCAACGCCAGCGTCCGTACCCGGCCGTCGCGCAGCACCGCCGCGCCTTCCACCGAACCGATCCACAGCGCGCCGTCGACACTGGCCAGCGCGGTGATCAGGCCGTGCGGCAGGCCGGGCACGTCCGGCACCGAGAGCCGGTCACCATCGATGCGCATCACCCCGCTGCGGGTGCCGATCCAGACCGTGCCGGCGGCATCGACGCTGAGCGCACGCACCTGCCCGCTGGGCAAGCCCTCGCGCGTCCCGTAGTGGCGCACCACCCGACCATCGCGCAGGCGGAACACGCCATCGGCATAGGTACCCATCCACAGGTCGCCGTCGCTGCCGCGCGCCAGGCTCAGCACCGAGGGCGCATCGTGCAGCGCGACCGGGGCGATGCGGCCTTCCGGCGCCATCCGGTCCAGCCCGGCGGCGCTGCCGATCCAAAGCGCGCCGTCCGGTGTCTCCAGCAGCGCGCGTACGTAGTCGCCGCTGAGGCCATCGCGGCGGGTATAGCCGGCGAACAAGGTCTCGCGCAGGCGGAACAGGCCGCCGTTGGCGCCGATCCAGATGCTGCCCTCGGCATCCTGCAGCAGGCTGACGATGCGCCCGTTGGGCAGCACGTCGCCCGGCAGCATGCGCTCGATGCCATGCGTACTGATCCGCAGCAGCCCCTGGTTCTCGGTCCCGAGCCAGATCGCGCCATCGCGATCGCGCAGCATCGAGGTGAAATGGCCATAGCCCGGCAAGTGCTGCACCAGCACCGCGCGCTCGCCCTGCACCCGGTAAAGGTTCTCTCCCGCCACCAGCCACAGCGAGCCGTCCGGTGCCCGATACGGCCAGGCCAGCCCGGGTGGCAGGCCGAACGCCGCCGGCGCGCGGCGCAGCACGCCTTGCGGGTCGCGATACAGCAAGCCATCGAGACTACCGATCCAGATCCGCCCCTGGTCGTCTGCGGCCAGGTGCGGGAAGCTCGCCGCCAACGGCAGGTCACGCGGCGCCGGCTGGTAATCGAAACGGCCGTCGGGCCACAGGCAGC
This genomic stretch from Xanthomonas sacchari harbors:
- a CDS encoding ligand-binding sensor domain-containing diguanylate cyclase, with the protein product MRDYAVDSWTSRNGLPHNSLRDLAQTPDGRLWFATWEGLVRYNGLDFTVIDRSTRPGLPDNGVGSLYVDRAGALWLSDSRGNLGRHDPAGHWRFWRQPPGWPHALIHAMTQDRDGRMWLLFEGNGLGCLWPDGRFDYQPAPRDLPLAASFPHLAADDQGRIWIGSLDGLLYRDPQGVLRRAPAAFGLPPGLAWPYRAPDGSLWLVAGENLYRVQGERAVLVQHLPGYGHFTSMLRDRDGAIWLGTENQGLLRISTHGIERMLPGDVLPNGRIVSLLQDAEGSIWIGANGGLFRLRETLFAGYTRRDGLSGDYVRALLETPDGALWIGSAAGLDRMAPEGRIAPVALHDAPSVLSLARGSDGDLWMGTYADGVFRLRDGRVVRHYGTREGLPSGQVRALSVDAAGTVWIGTRSGVMRIDGDRLSVPDVPGLPHGLITALASVDGALWIGSVEGAAVLRDGRVRTLALEPLGGARTVFGFQALGRDMWISTDRGLHRDRDGQLARVGLEQGMPVDTVFQLVRDRLGNVWISSNRGVLRTTAAALDAVADGRQPRLQVSRYDEIDGMSNAQGNGSSGPSMILRHDGTVWLVTAGGVSMVDPRRLARFRDRLPPPAAIESVLLDGQPFPWQTRTELPGAKRISVSYVGLSYLLPERIRYRTRLDGLDSGWIDRGNQRSVEFIGLPPGDYTLHVAAAHPDGAWSTREAVWRFSVAPLWWQRHSVHAAAVAVLVLALVLLYRYLIARYKRRALRLERLVERRTSALRLQTERLLQADAEKSQLLAELQRQATAFERLAHEDALTGLPNRRHFDEVLERSMQRAQHSGAPLCLLVMDIDRFKQINDGYSHATGDAVLREVGQLLLGACRTTDLPARLGGEEFAILLGDTPLAEAERLATRLRDLFHARLQWAPEAPALRVTFSGGLVALRADETPSQWLERADGALYRAKGLGRDRVCVG